The genomic segment CCGAGAAGCCCTGGGCGAGATTGCGGGCAGCGTCGACCGCATCACGCGTGTAATCACCGACCTGTCTGAGAAATCCGAACATGGACTTGGAGACGTGGAAGAGGAACGTCAGGAACCTGTGCCCATGATGGCGGCACAGAGGCTGGCGAGAGGGTCAGCCACCAAAAGCGACTGGGAACGCCAGCTTCAATGCCGCCGTCACCAGGAGATTGACCAGTGAGAGGGGCAGCAGGAATTTCCAGCCGAGATCGAGCAGTTGATCGATGCGAACCCGGGGGGTGCTCCAGCGCAGAAGGATGGCCACAAACACCAGCAGATACGCTTTCAACACGGTCATCACAATGCCGACGGACCCTGTGATCACCTGAACGACAGGGGCGTCAATCGGCTGCCCGAGCCAACCGGCAAGCCACTCAACGGGAATTGGAAACCCCCATCCCCCCAGGTAGAGAACGGAGACCAAGACAGCTGAGAGCACCAGATTGATGTACCCCGCCAGATAGAACAGGGCGAATTTCATACCGGCGTACTCGGTCTGATACCCAGCCACCAGCTCCTCCTCCGCCTCAGGGAGATCGAACGGCAGTCGTTCGCATTCGGCCAGAGCACAGATCCAGAAGATCAGGAAGCCAACCGGCTGCCGCCAGACGTTCCAGCTGAGGATCCCTGCCCCAGTCTGTTGCCCGACGATGTCGACGGTGCTGAGGGAATTGCTCATCATCACGATGGCCAAGACCGCGAGAGCCAGAGGGATCTCGTAGCTGATCGACTGGGCGGCGGCTCTCAGACCCCCCAGCAGGGAATATTTGTTGTTCGAGGCATAGCCGCTCATCAGCAAACCGATCGGTTGGATGCTGCTGAAGGCGATCCAGAGAAAGATCCCCACGCCGACATTGCTGATCAGCAGGTTCTGACCGAAGGGAATGATCAGCCAGGAGACGATCACCGGCACAACCACCAGCACCGGACCCAGGGTGAACAGCAGGCTGTCAGCCCTCGCCGGAATGATGTCCTCTTTCACCAACAGCTTGAGACCATCGGCCAGTGGCTGAAGAATGCCGAGGGCGCCCGCATATTCAGGGCCGATCCGCTGCTGGACAGCAGCGGAAATCTTGCGTTCCAGCCACACCGACACCAGCACGCCGACCACGGCGGCGACCAGCACCAGCAGCATGGGAAGGGGCAGCCAGAGCAGACGTGCTGCCTCAGCCGACAGCCCAAGTCCCTGCAATGCCTGGCTGAAGCTCAGTTCGAGGTCCAGTCCCGGACTCACCATTGCATTGCCTGAAGTTCCTGCAACTTAAGCGGCCGAAGCCTGAGGACGCTCATTGATGGGGATCCAAGCGCGAGGTTCAGAACCTGAATAGATCTGTGAAGGACGGAAGATGCGGTTCGCACCCAGCTGCTCACGCCAGTGGGCCAACCATCCGGCCACCCGTGAAATGGCAAAGACAGGGGTGAACAGATCCCTTGGAATACCCAGCTTTCGGTAAACCAGGCCCGAGTAGAAATCGACGTTCGGATAGATCCCCTTGGCACCAAGGCGTGACTCCGCTTCCTGCTCGACGGCGCGGGCGACGTCATAAAGCGCATCGTGTCCGAAACGGGCAAACATCTCTTCCGCAAGTGTTTGCAGGATCACCGCACGGGGGTCCTTCACTTTGTATTCCCTGTGGCCGAATCCCATGATCTTCCGTTTCGCCGCGATGGCGTCATCGAGATAAGCACCGGCGTTTTCGGGGGACCCGATCTGCTCGAGCATCGCCAGAACGTCCTCATTGGCGCCGCCATGGAGAGGTCCGGCAAGGGTGCCAACAGCGGATGCCACAACCGCATAGGGATCGGTCAGGGTGCTGGCCGTGACCCGAGCACTGAAGGTGCTGGCGTTGAGACTGTGCTCCGCATGAAGAATCAGACAGCGGTCAAAAATCCTGGCGGCCAGGGGATCCGGTTCCCGCTCGGTGAGCATGTACAGGAAGTTGGCCGAGTAGGCCAGATCATCACGGGGTTGAATCGGGTCCTGGCCTTTCCGGATCAACTGGAAGGCCGCGACCATGGTGGGAATCTTCGCGATCAGGCGGACGACGGCGTCATAGATGTACTGCGGATCATCGATGGCACGACGCGAGTAGAACAGTCCCAGTGAGGCTGCGCTGGACTGGAGGGCATCCATCGGATGTCCGGTCGCAGGGAAACACTTCATCATGTCCCGGACCCGGAAACTGACCCGACGGTGCATCTGCACCTGATGCTCAAATCCAGCGAGCTGATCACGGGTCGGCAGTTCACCCCAAATCAGCAGAAACGCGGTTTCCAGAAAGCTGCTGTTGGTCGCCAGCTCTGCAATCGGAAAGCCGCGATAAGTGAGCAGGCCCTGTTGTCCATCGATGTCGCAAATCGCCGACTGGGTGGCTGGAACGCCATCAAGGCCTGGACGGAGCTCAATCCCGGTGCGCGCATGGCGCAGTTCGCCCGACTGCTGCTGAGCCACCG from the Synechococcus sp. KORDI-100 genome contains:
- the nuoH gene encoding NADH-quinone oxidoreductase subunit NuoH, with the translated sequence MSPGLDLELSFSQALQGLGLSAEAARLLWLPLPMLLVLVAAVVGVLVSVWLERKISAAVQQRIGPEYAGALGILQPLADGLKLLVKEDIIPARADSLLFTLGPVLVVVPVIVSWLIIPFGQNLLISNVGVGIFLWIAFSSIQPIGLLMSGYASNNKYSLLGGLRAAAQSISYEIPLALAVLAIVMMSNSLSTVDIVGQQTGAGILSWNVWRQPVGFLIFWICALAECERLPFDLPEAEEELVAGYQTEYAGMKFALFYLAGYINLVLSAVLVSVLYLGGWGFPIPVEWLAGWLGQPIDAPVVQVITGSVGIVMTVLKAYLLVFVAILLRWSTPRVRIDQLLDLGWKFLLPLSLVNLLVTAALKLAFPVAFGG
- a CDS encoding citrate synthase; translation: MAQQQSGELRHARTGIELRPGLDGVPATQSAICDIDGQQGLLTYRGFPIAELATNSSFLETAFLLIWGELPTRDQLAGFEHQVQMHRRVSFRVRDMMKCFPATGHPMDALQSSAASLGLFYSRRAIDDPQYIYDAVVRLIAKIPTMVAAFQLIRKGQDPIQPRDDLAYSANFLYMLTEREPDPLAARIFDRCLILHAEHSLNASTFSARVTASTLTDPYAVVASAVGTLAGPLHGGANEDVLAMLEQIGSPENAGAYLDDAIAAKRKIMGFGHREYKVKDPRAVILQTLAEEMFARFGHDALYDVARAVEQEAESRLGAKGIYPNVDFYSGLVYRKLGIPRDLFTPVFAISRVAGWLAHWREQLGANRIFRPSQIYSGSEPRAWIPINERPQASAA